From Candoia aspera isolate rCanAsp1 chromosome 4, rCanAsp1.hap2, whole genome shotgun sequence, a single genomic window includes:
- the LOC134496242 gene encoding membrane primary amine oxidase-like, with translation MNPKALLFMLLLAFLAAFALVCFLLTSGGKYVSCASQSQALPKHLNSEWSWLFADLSQEEIVHVVQYLKSSLGATLEDASRAKPSDNCIYSVDLELPPKAETLSFLDHGGSRPPRQAVAIVYFGNQPDPNITEYVVGPLPQPMYHRDVTVQKYGGQIPYYRRPSLIAEHKQMAHFLHSTLFPTAPSFMREVLNYDGANLAAMATSPKGMKSGDRATWLILYQNVTGYFLHPVGLEVLIDHSSLDISHWIVKKVFYGGQYYRDMAHLEREFTEGHMHVEKVNRVPADGGFSSMKPKVHPANLGPLNYEPFGPRYSVKNNQVHSSSWSFAYRMALHRGPQLFDIRFKNERVVYELSVQDTMSIYGSSNPGGMSIRYMDGSFGIGKYSSPLMRGLDCPYSATYLDITFLAEIERPVIIHDAICVFEQDMGVPFRRHFSKLQSLYYGGLQSTALVFRSVSTIGNYDYVWDFVFYPNGAIESKVRATGYISSSYLYNDGLDYGNRVGDYTLGTIHTHFVGFKLDLDVAGKYADFLSQSSGFQILFYFCSVHYVGYRKSL, from the coding sequence ATGAATCCGAAAGCTCTTCTCTTCATGCTCCTTCTGGCCTTTCTAGCAGCTTTTGCTTTAGTCTGTTTTTTGTTGACTAGCGGTGGAAAGTATGTCAGCTGTGCTTCTCAGTCTCAAGCTTTACCCAAGCATCTGAATAGCGAATGGAGCTGGCTCTTTGCTGATCTATCACAAGAGGAAATAGTCCATGTAGTACAGTATTTGAAATCCAGCCTTGGAGCAACTTTGGAAGATGCTTCTCGTGCAAAGCCTTCTGATAACTGTATTTATTCTGTTGACTTGGAGTTGCCCCCTAAAGCAGAGACTTTGTCATTTCTGGATCATGGAGGAAGCCGCCCACCTAGGCAGGCTGTGGCTATAGTGTATTTTGGAAATCAGCCAGATCCAAATATTACTGAATATGTGGTGGGCCCCCTCCCACAGCCAATGTATCACCGGGATGTGACAGTACAGAAGTATGGAGGACAAATACCATATTATCGCAGGCCCTCACTGATTGCTGAACACAAGCAGATGGCCCACTTTCTGCACAGTACATTGTTCCCCACAGCCCCAAGCTTCATGCGTGAAGTACTGAACTATGATGGGGCCAACCTAGCGGCAATGGCTACATCACCAAAGGGAATGAAATCTGGGGATCGTGCAACTTGGTTAATCCTCTACCAGAATGTAACTGGCTACTTTTTACACCCAGTCGGGCTTGAAGTGCTTATAGATCACAGTAGCCTGGATATCTCCCACTGGATTGTGAAGAAAGTGTTTTATGGTGGCCAATACTACAGGGACATGGCACACCTGGAGAGAGAATTCACAGAGGGACATATGCATGTGGAAAAGGTGAACAGAGTCCCAGCTGATGGGGGATTCTCCTCAATGAAGCCCAAGGTGCACCCTGCCAACCTTGGTCCCCTGAATTATGAGCCTTTTGGACCACGTTACAGTGTGAAAAACAACCAAGTCCACTCCTCATCCTGGAGTTTTGCCTACCGGATGGCTTTGCATAGAGGACCACAGCTCTTTGACATTAGGTTCAAAAATGAAAGGGTTGTGTATGAGCTCAGTGTGCAGGATACTATGTCCATCTATGGTTCCAGCAACCCTGGTGGGATGTCTATTAGGTACATGGATGGGAGCTTTGGAATTGGAAAGTACTCATCTCCTCTTATGCGAGGGCTTGACTGCCCTTATTCTGCTACGTATCTTGATATTACCTTTTTAGCAGAAATAGAAAGACCTGTCATTATTCATGATGCTATCTGTGTTTTTGAACAGGACATGGGGGTTCCATTTCGGCGTCACTTCTCCAAACTTCAGTCTCTCTATTATGGAGGGCTACAAAGCACAGCACTGGTCTTTCGCTCTGTGTCCACCATTGGCAATTATGACTATGTCTGGGACTTTGTATTTTATCCAAATGGAGCGATTGAAAGCAAAGTCCGTGCCACTGGTTATATAAGTTCATCTTATCTCTATAATGATGGCCTAGATTATGGAAACAGAGTTGGGGACTACACTCTGGGAACAATTCATACCCACTTTGTTGGCTTCAAGTTGGATCTAGATGTTGCTGGTAAGTATGCAGATTTTCTGTCTCAATCAAGTGGATTCCAAATCCTATTCTACTTTTGTTCTGTGCATTATGTTGGATACCGTAAGAGCTTGTAG